Below is a window of Culturomica massiliensis DNA.
CGGTTTCACTCATACCTATTCTGGAAAGAGGAGGATCGATAAAGACGGAATAGCTTACCGGATTCCGGTCGCTTTGTTTCCGGCTGTGATCTCCGAACAAATCTTCCCGGATGATGCGGTAGTCGTCCAGGGAAATATAAGTAAACTGTAAACCTCCTTTTACATCCCCTATGGCCCGGATTGCTGGATTCGTGGTTTTCAGATATTCATCGACGATGATGGCACCTCTTTCGTCCGTTCGGACACCTGCGGCTTCGAGGTTTAATCCGGTTGTATCGGGACGCCTGCCGGTAGCCAGAAGGACAGCTTCGGCTTTGAGCTGTTGCTCCCGGCCGGATTGGGCATTCCGATAGGTGATTTCTGCCGTTTCTCCGGTATTTTCTATGCTTTGAACATTGACATTCAATTCGAACCGGATGCCTTTGCTTTCCAGAATGTCTTTTACCGCTTCGGCAATGTCTCTGTCTTCCCGGGGAATCAGCTCGGAAGAACCTTCCAGAACCGTGACTTGTGATCCGAAGGAGGCGTATATGGAAGCGAATTCAAGCCCTATATAACCTCCGCCGACGATCGCCAACCGTCGGGGCAGCTCTGTCAATTCCATGATGGATGTGCTGTTGAATACCAGTGGATTGTTAAGGATCCCTTTTATGGGGGGAAGGACTGTCTCTGCGCCCGTATTGATGAATATTTTGCCGGCTTTCAGTTCGGTTGTTCCGTCCGGCATAGCGACTGATACCGTATCTGCATTAAGAAAGGAACCGATGCCGGTATAAACCGTGATATTTTTGTTGTCGGCTAAATTATGGTAATTTTTATCCCGGAGCAGAGTCGTGACTTCTTCCTTTTTTTCAATGGCTTTGCGGTAATATTCTTTTTTTTCCTCAAAGCTCATTTCAGGTTTGTATGTTTCGGTTTTAGCTTGGTGAACCAATGTTTTGGTCGGGATACAACCGATGTTGATACAAGTGCCTCCGTACATTTTTTCAGAGCGTTCGATTACGGCTACCTGCCAATTGTGCCGGGCCAGTTCGGCGGCGAGTGTTTTACCGCCTTTGCCGAAACCTATAATGATGGCATCATACTGTTTCATGGTCGTTTATTTTGAGTTTTGTTTTTTCAATATGCGTTGGGCGGAATCTGCAAGCAGCACAATGGCCCCTGCCAATATGGCTGTGTCTTTTATAACCAGTCGCCCTGCCCCGCTAAGTAAGGGAAAGCCGTGTTCCCCGCTTCCGAGGTCCGGGACCCAGACTTCCGGAGTCGTTACCAGAAAGGAAAGCGTACCGATTGTCATGATAATAGCTAAGGCGGCTCCGATAAGTCCGGCCTTCGGGGAGAACATACCTATAAATACCAGGATGCCGATGCTCATAATCAATACACCCAAACCATGTGAAAAGCCGTAGGTATTATTGTCTTTGTGCCATTGCTGTTTGGCGGCATTGAATTCGCCTTCTTTCATTTTGTATTCTTTATATTCCGGAGCGGTTTTATTGTAAAAGAAATTCATAAACGGACTGTTGGCTACGAAAGGTACGATGCCTTCTGCTTCGTAATTCCAGAACTTCAATCCCCCGATCCAGACAAATATGATCAGAATGGATATACGTATCAGATTGATTCCGAGTTTCTGGCTGGAGGCGGCCCATGAGAGAAAGCGGTGGACGAGTTTACTTACTTGTGTTACCATGTTATTCAGATTAAAGGTTAAACTTACGATACAAAGATGATCGTTTTCTCTTTCGGAATAAATGGCAATTTTACCGGATCATTTGTCAATTTTTCCCAACTTCCCGTTTCCGGTAGTCAGAGATGCTTTCGCCGGTTATATTTTTAAAGAAACGGCTGAATGTGGATAAGTCTTCAAATCCCAGAATATCGGCAATTTCCTTCGCATTTTTAGCGGTGTAAAGCAACAGTCGTTTGGCTTCGGCTTCGATTCGCTCGTGAATGATGCGCAGGGGAGAAGGAAGATTGTAGCTCGAGAAAAGATTCGACAGGGTTTTGGGAGAACGGTGCAGCAGGTCTGCATATTCCTGCACCATCTTTTTTTCTTTGAAATGCTGATCTACCAATACGTAATACTGACGGATGATGTCGAAGCTTTTTTCCTTATCGGTCGTGATGGCAAATTTTTCTCTTGCAATACGGGTACAGGCGATGATGAAACGTTTCAACAGGATACGGAGCATTTCTTCCTGTAAGTTATCCTTGATTTGGTATTCGTTGTCGAGTTTGTCCGTAATCTCATGCAAAAGGGCCGATTGGCGGTCCGATAGCTGCAACCGGATTATGCTGGAGGTTCCGTTGAACAGGAATCCGTTGCAGGAAACTTCCTGGTCGTGTCCGTAAATACAGTAAAAATTGCTGTTGAATAAAAGGGTAAGGTAGGTCCCGTTTATTTCTTTAAATTCGATGTGGTGCAGGGGAGTAAGCGAAATAAGCTCATCTTTGCCCAATGTGATATCGATATGGTCTATTTCAAGGGTGATCGTCCCGTTTTGTACCCAGATGAATTTGTATAATGTTTTGTCTTTCCGTAAAGCCTGATTGGCATGGAAATCAGAGGTCAGGGTAAGATTCCCTTTTAGCCGGGTATTGAAGTTATAGTCCATATAAAATTTTAAACTGTAAATCCGAAATCAATCGATAATACCTCCTCCGACAACATCCTGACCTTCGTAAAATACAGCACTTTGTCCCGGAGTAATGGAGTCTACGGTTTCCTGAAAGACGACCCGCAGCTTGTCCCCTTCATGGAACAGTGAAGCCTGCCTGCCTGCGTTGCGGTAGCGGATTTTGGCCGTAACGGTCAATCCTTCGGGAATCCGGGCATATTTCATAAGATTTATGTCGCTTACGTAACAGCTTTGTCCCTGTAATTCCTCTTTTGTTCCGAGAACGACTTTATTTTCTTCGGGGTGGATGGCAACGACGAACATGGGGTGTCCCAGTGCTATGCCCAGGCCTTTTCTTTGTCCGATGGTATAGTTGGGAAAACCTTTGTGACGGCCGAGTATATTCCCTTGGGTATCGACGAAATCCCCGGGACCGTATTTGCCCTGGAAATCATCAACCTGCTGGTTTAGGAAAACCCGGTAGTCGTTGTCGGGGATGAAGCAAATTTCCTGGCTTTCGCTTTTCTTCGATAATTTCTCATACCCGTGTTTCAATGCGATCGCCCGGACTTCCGGTTTGGTGAGTTCCCCAAGGGGAAATAGGGTCCGGGCCAGGTTTTCCTGACTCAATTTCCAGAGGAAATACGTCTGGTCTTTGGCTTCATCCACTCCTTTTTGCAGAAAATAGCGTTCGTTCTGCCGGCCGATACGGGCATAATGTCCGGTAGCGATTGCGTTGCAACCGAATTCATCTGCTGTTTCAAGCAGTTTGCCCCATTTTATCGTCGAGTTGCATATCACACAGGGATTGGGTGTACGGCCGTGCAGGTATTCGTCGATAAAGTTGTGTATGACCGTTTCCTTGAATTCCTGACGAATATCGAGTATGTGATGTTCGAATCCCAGATCGTCGGCCATTCTTTGGGCTTCAAAAAGGGAATCGACACTGCAACATCCTTTTTCTTTTTCCATACATCCCCGCGAAATCGTATCGAAGGTACGATAGGTAACACCTACCAGCTCATATCCTTGTTCTTGCAGCAACATGGCGGCAACTGTACTGTCGATGCCTCCGCTCATGGCCATTAGTACCCGTTTTTTCATAGCATTCGTTTTTTAGGGGTCGGCCCCATATAACGGGCTTCACTGTGATAATCGTCTTTTTCAATAGCAATTTCCGGTTCTGTCAGGGTATCGCTCCCTTCGAGAGAAAAACGGATGTATTTGATCTTTTTGCCCCGGGAAAGCCATTGTTGTTCGTAAAATGTCTTGATGCCCAGTATTTTATCGTCCAGGTCACCTCCGTATAAATCATCCGTGACAACGGAGGCCGGTAAGTGATTGTGTTTTATCAATTCTGCCGTATAGGTATATAAAAAAGGACTGTCGGTTTTGAGGTGGAGAATCCCGTTTGCTTTCAGTATTTTTTTATACAAGGAAAGGAAACGGGTGCCTGTCAGTCTTTTGCGGGCTTTCGACATTTGGGGGTCCGGAAACGTGATCCAGATTTCGGCTATTTCTCCCGGAGCGAATAAGGATTCCATAAATTCAGCATAAGCTCTTATGAAAACGGCGTTGTGAATATTTTTTTCCAGCGCACCTTTAGCACCGTGCCACATGCGTGCTCCTTTTATATCCATCCCGATAAAATTTTTATCGGGGAAAAGCTCGCCCAGCCCGACGGTATATTCCCCTTTGCCACAACCGATCTCCAAAACAATCGGGTGGTCGTTCCGGAAAACTTTTTCATTCCATTTTCCTTTTAAATCGTAATCGGTGCGGAAAATTTCACGGTGAGCCGGTTGGAATACATTCTCTAATGTTTCCATTTCCGCAAATTTTGCCAGTTTGTTTTTTGCCATAGAATGTGCCTTACCGGGTGATCAGTGATTGGTTTCTTTTGTGCGGATAACCAGGCCTACGTTTTTGATGCCGTTTAAAGATCTGGTTCGCATGCCCTGAATAATGTCGAAGGTGTATTTACCGGCGTTTAGCATATGTATATGGGACGGAGTTTCCAAGGTTTTTATGGAATTCCCTTTTCCCAGCCATCTGCCGTCCGGTTCTGCTATTTTTATATTTAAGGTATCCCGGAGAATGGTTTGTGCCGAATCTTTTATTTGTATAAAACACCATAAATTAGCCATTTCATAATCTGTCGTATGACGTATGCCGACATTAAAATCGTATTCTCCGGACCGGGGGATGTCAACCTGGAAACGGACGGTGTCGTTGATAAGCCAGGACTCTTTCTCGATTGTTTTGTAGTTTTCAAAAATTGCCGGCTGTTGACAAGCGGCTAAAATACATAAAACAAGAACCGTCCAAATATATTTTTTCATTTTTGTAATCTGATCCTGTATAAATTAAAGAAATGTAATTTCACTTCCCGCATTATCGACACTCATTTCGATTGTCGATCCGAGAATCAAAGGGTAATTGTCCGGAATATGTCCGGCCGGAAAACCGAAACAAAGCGGATAATCATATTCCTCTACAGCTTCCCGGATAATTTCTTCTGCGGTTTTTCCGAAGTTTTCTCCTTTCATGTCCGAGAAACCTCCGACAATGAGCCCTTGCAGTTCTTCCAGGCGTCCTGTCAGCTTAAAACTTTGCATCATCCGGTCGATTGCATATAAATTTTCTCCGACATCCTCGATAAACAGGATTGCCCCCCGCGTCGGGTATTCGATGACCGAAGAACGGATGCAATGAAGTAAGCTTAAATTTCCTCCTGTCAGATCCGCTTGTACGATCCCTTCCCGGTTGAAGGGATGGGGAGGAAGCAAATAGGGAGATACCTCTCCGAATAAGAAATTTTTCA
It encodes the following:
- a CDS encoding FAD-dependent oxidoreductase — protein: MKQYDAIIIGFGKGGKTLAAELARHNWQVAVIERSEKMYGGTCINIGCIPTKTLVHQAKTETYKPEMSFEEKKEYYRKAIEKKEEVTTLLRDKNYHNLADNKNITVYTGIGSFLNADTVSVAMPDGTTELKAGKIFINTGAETVLPPIKGILNNPLVFNSTSIMELTELPRRLAIVGGGYIGLEFASIYASFGSQVTVLEGSSELIPREDRDIAEAVKDILESKGIRFELNVNVQSIENTGETAEITYRNAQSGREQQLKAEAVLLATGRRPDTTGLNLEAAGVRTDERGAIIVDEYLKTTNPAIRAIGDVKGGLQFTYISLDDYRIIREDLFGDHSRKQSDRNPVSYSVFIDPPLSRIGMSETEARQQGLDITVKKLAVAAIPRMLTINENKGLLKAVIHTPTGKILGCTLLCPESSEIINSVALAMKAGKDYTFLRDFIFTHPSMSEAFNELFH
- a CDS encoding DUF417 family protein, with product MVTQVSKLVHRFLSWAASSQKLGINLIRISILIIFVWIGGLKFWNYEAEGIVPFVANSPFMNFFYNKTAPEYKEYKMKEGEFNAAKQQWHKDNNTYGFSHGLGVLIMSIGILVFIGMFSPKAGLIGAALAIIMTIGTLSFLVTTPEVWVPDLGSGEHGFPLLSGAGRLVIKDTAILAGAIVLLADSAQRILKKQNSK
- a CDS encoding AraC family transcriptional regulator, with product MDYNFNTRLKGNLTLTSDFHANQALRKDKTLYKFIWVQNGTITLEIDHIDITLGKDELISLTPLHHIEFKEINGTYLTLLFNSNFYCIYGHDQEVSCNGFLFNGTSSIIRLQLSDRQSALLHEITDKLDNEYQIKDNLQEEMLRILLKRFIIACTRIAREKFAITTDKEKSFDIIRQYYVLVDQHFKEKKMVQEYADLLHRSPKTLSNLFSSYNLPSPLRIIHERIEAEAKRLLLYTAKNAKEIADILGFEDLSTFSRFFKNITGESISDYRKREVGKN
- the mnmA gene encoding tRNA 2-thiouridine(34) synthase MnmA, whose amino-acid sequence is MKKRVLMAMSGGIDSTVAAMLLQEQGYELVGVTYRTFDTISRGCMEKEKGCCSVDSLFEAQRMADDLGFEHHILDIRQEFKETVIHNFIDEYLHGRTPNPCVICNSTIKWGKLLETADEFGCNAIATGHYARIGRQNERYFLQKGVDEAKDQTYFLWKLSQENLARTLFPLGELTKPEVRAIALKHGYEKLSKKSESQEICFIPDNDYRVFLNQQVDDFQGKYGPGDFVDTQGNILGRHKGFPNYTIGQRKGLGIALGHPMFVVAIHPEENKVVLGTKEELQGQSCYVSDINLMKYARIPEGLTVTAKIRYRNAGRQASLFHEGDKLRVVFQETVDSITPGQSAVFYEGQDVVGGGIID
- the trmB gene encoding tRNA (guanosine(46)-N7)-methyltransferase TrmB, with the translated sequence MAKNKLAKFAEMETLENVFQPAHREIFRTDYDLKGKWNEKVFRNDHPIVLEIGCGKGEYTVGLGELFPDKNFIGMDIKGARMWHGAKGALEKNIHNAVFIRAYAEFMESLFAPGEIAEIWITFPDPQMSKARKRLTGTRFLSLYKKILKANGILHLKTDSPFLYTYTAELIKHNHLPASVVTDDLYGGDLDDKILGIKTFYEQQWLSRGKKIKYIRFSLEGSDTLTEPEIAIEKDDYHSEARYMGPTPKKRML
- a CDS encoding gliding motility lipoprotein GldH; this translates as MKKYIWTVLVLCILAACQQPAIFENYKTIEKESWLINDTVRFQVDIPRSGEYDFNVGIRHTTDYEMANLWCFIQIKDSAQTILRDTLNIKIAEPDGRWLGKGNSIKTLETPSHIHMLNAGKYTFDIIQGMRTRSLNGIKNVGLVIRTKETNH
- a CDS encoding S66 peptidase family protein yields the protein MLRPSYLQSGDKVALISPAGIIDSHDIEYAGHILRSWGLEPVIGSHATCQCGYFAGTDNERLTDLQWALDDEEIRAILCTRGGYGCLRIVEKADYSIFQGNPKWLIGFSDITVLHTKLTSLGIESMHAPMPKSYRDTTAEALSHLKNFLFGEVSPYLLPPHPFNREGIVQADLTGGNLSLLHCIRSSVIEYPTRGAILFIEDVGENLYAIDRMMQSFKLTGRLEELQGLIVGGFSDMKGENFGKTAEEIIREAVEEYDYPLCFGFPAGHIPDNYPLILGSTIEMSVDNAGSEITFL